One genomic segment of Erythrolamprus reginae isolate rEryReg1 chromosome 2, rEryReg1.hap1, whole genome shotgun sequence includes these proteins:
- the LOC139159877 gene encoding zinc finger protein 84-like isoform X2, with amino-acid sequence MKHQRTRTGEKPFECPDCGKRFSQSGNLEQHQRTHTGEKPFECPDCGKSFSENSSLVRHQRTHTGEKHFECPDCGKNFSQNSSLVQHQRTHTGEKPFECPECGKSFSCNSSLLRHNRSHTREKPFKCPDCGKGFSQNSSLVIHQRTHIGEKPFECPECGKGFRWNSSLLKHNRTHTHEKPFECPDCGKSYSENSSLVRHQRIHTGEKPFECSDCGKRFSCNSNLVEHQRTHTGEKPFECPDCGKRFSHRFSLVQHQRTHTGEKPFECSDCGKSFSQRSNLVDHQRTHTGEKPFECPDCGKGFSQNFNLVVHQRTHTREKPYECPDCGKRFSCSSNQVKHQRTHTREKPFECPDCGKRFSCSSSLVKHQRTHTGEKPFKCSDCGKSFSQSFNLVGHQRTHTGEKPFKCSDCGKSFSQNSSLVKHQRTHTGEKPFECPYCGKCFSESFSLVEHQRTHTGEKPFECPECGKAFSCNSNLLRHKKTHTCEKPFECPDCGKGFSQNSSLVNHQRTHTGEKPFECPVCGKSFSQSGNLVEHQSTHTGEKPFECPECGKSFSCNSSLLRHNRRHLVSKKADSLGKHISRKQFKKQC; translated from the coding sequence atgaaacaccagaggactcgcacaggagagaaaccctttgaatgtcctgactgtggaaaaagatttagtCAGAGTGGGAACCTGgagcaacaccagaggactcacacaggagagaaaccctttgaatgtcctgactgtgggaaaagttttagtgaaaattccagcctggtgagacaccagaggactcacacaggagagaaacactttgaatgtcctgactgtgggaaaaattttagtcaaaattccagcctggtgcaacaccagaggactcatacaggagagaaaccttttgaatgtcctgaatgtgggaaaagtttcagttgtAATTCCAGCCTTTTGAGACACAACAGGAGTCACACACGcgagaaaccctttaaatgtcctgactgtgggaaaggttttagtcaaaattccagcctggtgatacaccagaggactcacataggagagaaaccctttgaatgtcctgaatgtgggaaaggttttagatgGAATTCCAGCCTTTTGAAACACAACAGGACTCACACACacgagaaaccctttgaatgtcctgactgtggaaaaagttATAGTgaaaattccagcctggtgagacaccagaggattcacacaggagagaaaccctttgaatgttctgattgtggaaaACGATTTAGTTGCAATTCCAACCTtgtggaacaccagaggactcacacaggagagaaaccctttgaatgtcctgactgtgggaaacgttttagtcacCGTttcagcctggtgcaacaccagaggactcacacaggagagaaaccctttgaatgttctgactgtgggaaaagttttagtcaacgTTCCAACCTGGTGgaccaccagaggactcacacaggagagaaaccctttgaatgtcctgactgtgggaaaggttttagtcagaatttCAACCTGGTGGTGcaccaaaggactcacacaagagagaaaccctatgaatgtcctgactgtggaaaaagatttagttGCAGTTCCAACCAGgtaaaacaccagaggactcacacaagagagaaaccctttgaatgtcctgactgtggaaaaaggTTTAGTTGCAGTtctagcctggtgaaacaccagaggactcacacaggagagaaaccctttaaatgttctgattgtgggaaaagttttagtcagagtttcaACCTGGTgggacaccagaggactcacacaggagagaaaccctttaaatgttctgactgtgggaaaagttttagtcaaaattccagcctggtgaaacaccagaggactcacacaggagagaaaccctttgaatgtccttactgtgggaaatgttttagtgagAGTTTCAGcctggtggaacaccagaggactcacacaggagagaaaccttttgaatgtcctgaatgtGGGAAAGCTTTTAGTTGTAATTCCAACCTTTTGAGACACAAGAAGACTCACACAtgcgagaaaccctttgaatgtcctgactgtgggaaaggttttagtcaaaaTTCTAGCCTGGtgaatcaccagaggactcatacaggagagaaaccctttgaatgccctgtctgtgggaaaagttttagtcagagtgggaacctggtggaacaccagagcactcacacaggagagaaaccttttgaatgtcctgaatgtgggaaaagtttcagttgtAATTCCAGCCTTTTGAGACACAACAGGAGACACCTAGTAAGTAAGAAGGCTGATAGTTTAGGGAAACATATATCCAGAAAACAGTTCAAGAAACAGTGTTAG